The sequence AGGCCCAAGTAGACTTAGCGGATTCAATCCTTTTTCTTGAGGAAGTTTACGAAGCACCTTATCGTTTGGATCGAATGCTGACCCAAATGCGACAAAGTAGTCAAATTGAAAAAGTCAGGGCTTTTGTTTTTGGTGAATTCGTAGAATGTGGTACTCCGGAGCAAGTTAAGGATGTTTTGCTAGACGTTCTCGGCGATTTGAATCTTCCAATGGTGATTGGTTTGCCTCATGGGCATGGAGAGATCAATCATCCGCTTTTGTTAGGACAATGGGCTGAGTTGGATGCTCAGCAAAATGCCATTCATTTTAAAAACAACGAACCTTTAGCTACATGAGCCATTTTCAAGCATTGAGCGACTGGCTGTTGAGCTTTCCTCCTCTGCTTTCCATTTCCCTGATGGGATGCCTAAGCCTCTTGTTTTTGTTATTGACAATCAGACAAATCCGTCTGGTTTTCAAAATGCGAGCATCACATCGTCAATTCCTTGATGAGTTGCGCAGTCAACTGCGCTGATCCTCTAGATTATTCCTAACATGACAACGGATTCTTCTGCCTCTGCTAAGCAAGACCCTAGACCTGTGCGCTTTTTAGAGCCAGTTGGTGGTCAAGACTATGGCACCACTGCGGAAATGCCAGACTTGCAGACAGTCATAGACTATGAAGAAAATCGCTGTCGCCTAAGTTGGGGTTACTACCGAATGGTGGACCGCCCTGCCTTGTATGATTGGCAGCAATCCCTCCAACAGAAACACAAGGTTGCACGAGCGCTGGCTTTTGTTTCTGTGCAAAGTGCTTTGCGCGAGTTGATCGATTTCCTACTAATGAAACAGCCGAATCTAAGCATTGCTTGGAAATTACCAGAACCTCTACCTTCTTGGCTGAGAGAGTGGAAATCTGTTGGATCTGATTTGATGGAACCACGACTCTGGATTATTCCTGATTCGGGTACTGATCAAAGAAACGAATGGCTAGATGAAGATCAGCATGCTGAGCATGACCAGATAATCTGGTATTCAACTAAGTCTTTTGCGCCATTGCCAATCCAACAAGAAAATGAGTTTTGGGTTGGTAGTACGGAAAAAATTGAAACACCAGGTGGGGTTGTCTTAGGGCAGCACTATGATTTGATGGAAGGACTCTTCCAATTGCGAAAGCGAAGAGGAGCTTTGCTTTCAGTCAGAAACATAGCTGCTTGGAAAAATGATGAAGTGGTTCCTGCTTCTTCTACCTTAAAAGCTAACGAAAAAATCTGTGCTCAACTGATTGAGTGGGAGGAGGCAGACGAATGTTTTCTATTCCCTTCAGGAATGAATGCAGTTGTGACTGCAATGGAGTTGGTAAGAAGGCGATGCCAGAGCAAACATCCCAAACGCTTTGTAGCCATAGGGTTACTCTATACGGATACCTACTCCTTGTTAATGTTTGATAAGTGGAGGGGGGGTAACGGTGAGCCGATTTTCCTCAATACTGATGAGTTAGAGCAACTAGAAAATGTTCTCAAGGACGAATCTGTTGCTGGGATTGTCACGGAAAGCATCACGAATCCGCTCGGAGAATTACCCGACATTCCAAGAATTCAGGAGATTGCAAAAAAATATGGGATCCCTGTAATTGTTGATAACACGCTAGCGGGACCTACTAACGCTCAACCGCTCGCATGGGGAGCAGACATGGTAATCCATAGCACGGCGAAATACCTATGCGGAAACAACCAGCACGGGGGAGGGGCTCTGCTGACTCGTCAGGGATATTGGTCTGAACAATTGAAAGCCTTTCAGTCCGAATGGCAGAACTTCATGTCACCCTGGGAGGTTCTTGCCTTGGCTGACTGTTTAGAGGATTTTCCTGAACGGATGGAGCGCTTCAATTCTAATGGGGTTCAGGTTGCGAAATTCCTGGAATCTCATTCAAAAGTTCGGTCTGTGAGTTTCAACCAGTTACCATCCCATTTCAGTCATCAATTGGCAAAAAAGTTGCTGAAGGGAGCCGGCAGCCTCATCAGCTTTGTTTTGCAGAATGATAATCTTGATGGAATACGCCGCTTCTATGATGCTGACCTCCGGCCTCTTCACAAAGCTCCTGGTCTTGGCTCAAACACTTCGATGCTTTGCCCTTATGCGATGCTAGCCCATTATCAGGCTAGTGAGCGAGAACTGGAGGAACTGAGAATTTCAAGATACATGGTACGACTTGCAGTAGGCTCTGAAAAAAATTTGGATCAGGTATTTGCGGCTTTGGAGCGAGGATTTCGAGCTTAGTAGAAATTTACTGAGCGAACCAAAAAAAGAGCGGTTTGCTCAGTAAAAAGAACCAAAAGCCAGAATTGCCAGTTAGGTCCTGCATACATTTAGCCTTCCCTTAACCAGCGTTTGACAAGCCGAAGTGTTCGCTTCGAATCCTTTCTCAATTGCTCCAATTGTTGCTCCCTCGGGAAATTTTCCTGATCTTCCAGAATGAAGATATCATCTTCTAGATCCAATGGATTTGGGAGCTTGAGGAGTGGGTTCAACTTCGTCATTCGCTTTTCAGTCATACGATTTTTTCCAAACAGTGGAACATAAAATGCAGCTTTACCTGACAAAGAGGTCAGTCAATGGAATGGCAGTCTGAACGTAAGCACAGGATGTGACTCATTCATATTAACTTTAGACGAGACCATCATTATGCGAGATGCACTGCACTTCAAGGAATTTTGCAGGTTTATGCGTCAAGCCTGCAGTAACGAACCTTCTCCTTCTTTTTTGATGGAGGAATGGAACCTACTAATTGAAAATCAACAAGAATGGCTTTCGCCAGAAAGTAAATCTTTTCTGCAGCAAAGTATTCACCGCTAGTTGTTCCGATTTCAAAAGTAGTTGGCCAATGAAATCCTTGGCTGACTAATTTGTTTGCGCCTGCCTTCATGTCCCGTTCATTCTCTTTCCAAAAGATTTCTAAGCGAACAAAATTCATGTTGATTTGCTCAATAGAAAAAAAAATTGACAAAAGTCAGATTGAATTGCATCTTAAGGCCCCGTGTCATACAAGGAGTTTAGTATTTTGCTAAACTCAATCTTTTTGACATTTTTGAATTCGTACCCCCCAAAAAAGAGGAAGATAATGAAATTTAGTAAACTCTTCATGAGCGCAGCGTTAGCGCTGACGATGAGTGCCTTTACTGCGATGGCTGGAAAGCCAGAGGCTGAGAGTTGGATCAACAGTGAATTCCAGCCTTCTGCTTTTTCCAAAGCTGAGCAGATGGCCGAAATGGAGTGGTTCATCAAAGCAGCCGAGCCTTTCAAAGGTATGGAGATCAATGTTCTGTCCGAAACAATTCCGACTCACTCCTATGAGTCCAAAGTCCTGACAAAAGCATTTGAAGAAATCACTGGCATCAAAGTGAACCACCAGCTACTGGGAGAAGGGGAAGTTGTTCAAGCTGTTCAGACCCAGATGCAAACCAAGCGAAATCTTTACGATGCGTATGTGAATGACAGCGATTTGATTGGAACACACTCCCGATTGCAACTTGCTTACAACTTGACCGACTTCATGGCTGGAGAAGGTAAGAATGTAACGTCACCTACCCTAGATCTCAATGATTTCATGGGTGTACAGTTTACTACGGGTCCAGATGGCGACTTGTATCAGTTGCCTGATCAGCAGTTCGCAAACCTTTACTGGTTCCGTAAGGATTGGTTTGATCGACCAGATCTTCAAGCGGCCTTCAAACAGAAGTATGGCTATGATCTTGGCGTTCCAGTCAACTGGTCTGCTTATGAAGATATCGCAGAGTTCTTTTCAAATGACGTGAAGAACATTGATGGTGTGAAGATTTACGGACACATGGACTACGGCAAGCGTGCACCAGACTTGGGCTGGAGAATGACAGATGCGTGGTTGTCCATGGCTGGAGCGGGTTCTAAAGGTGAGCCAAACGGAATACCTGTTGATGAATGGGGTATTCGTATGGAAGCTGGCAGCTGTAACCCCGTTGGTGCCTCTGTAAGTCGCGGTGGTGCCGCAAATGGTCCAGCCGCAGTTTATGCAATTCGCAAATGGGATGAGTGGCTGAGAGCATATGCACCACCTGGAGCTGCCTCATATGATTTCTATCAGTCACTACCTGCACTGTCTCAGGGTAACGTGGCCCAGCAAATTTTCTGGTACACAGCTTTCACAGCCGACATGGTGAAATCACGTGCTGATGGAAACAATACGGTTGACGAAAGTGGTACACCACTATGGAGAATGGCACCAAGCCCACACGGTCCCTACTGGGAAGAAGGCCAGAAAGTTGGCTATCAGGACGTAGGTTCCTGGACCATTCTGAAGTCTACACCAGTTGACCGTGCCAAGGCTGCTTGGTTATATGCGCAGTTCGTCACCTCCAAAACAGTTGATGTCAAGAAGAGTGACGTTGGTTTGACGTTCATCCGTGACAGCACAGTACGCCATCAACACTTTACGGGAAGAGCAGCAAAGCTAGGTGGACTTGTAGAGTTTTATCGATCTCCAGATCGAGTTGCGTGGTCACCAACTGGAATCAACGTTCCAGACTATCCAAAGCTAGCCCAGATCTGGTGGCAACAAATTGGTGATGTCAACTCTGGTGCGTTTACTCCACAGGAGGCGATGAACAGGCTAGCTGGTGAGATGGACCAAGTCATGTCACGTATGCAGAAGGCTGACGAAGCTGCCAACGTTTACGGTGGTTGCGGTCCCCGACTGAATGAAGAGCGTGATCCTTCCTACTGGCTGAGTCAACCAGGCTCGCCGAAGGCCAAATTAGCCAACGAAAAGCCTAAGGGTGTAACTGTTAGTTACGATTCATTGATTAAACGCTGGAGCCAGAACTAATCAGTTCTTTCCAGACCATCCTTTTCTCGGGGAGCTTCCCTCCGAGGATCTGCCGGGCAGGATCCTGATCCTGCCTTCAGCGACTATTCCAGATGTCTCTTGAATTCCGTGAACTAAGTAAGCAAGTGTACAATGAAGTGCACATTTCACACACCGATTTAAGCCTCAATCCTGGCGTATTCAATGTTTTGCTAGGTCCTACCTTGTCGGGCAAAACATCATTGATGCGTTTGATGGCTGGTCTCGACCAACCCAGCACGGGATCAGTTTGGTTCAAAGGTCAGAATGTAACTGGAATACCTGTGCAACGCCGAAATTTGGCGATGGTTTACCAGCAGTTCATCAATTTTCCCAATATGTCTGTTTTTGAGAACATCGCTTCTCCTTTGCGAATCCAGAAACTCTATGAAAGTCAATTGCGACCTCGCGTGGAAAAGGTTGCAGAGTTGCTCAAGTTGACCCCATACATGCAGCGCAAACCAAGTGAATTGTCAGGGGGGCAGCAACAGAGAACTGCATTAGCAAGAGCGCTTGTGAAAGGTGCTGATTTGGTGTTGCTTGATGAACCGCTGGTCAACCTCGACTACAAACTCCGAGAAGAACTCCGTGAGGAATTGCCCCGACTCTTTGCGGATACTGGAGCGACCGTTGTTTATGCGACTACAGAGCCTCATGAAGCTCTATTAATGGGCGGTTACACCGCGACGATGCGTGAGGGACGTGTTACTCAATATGGTCCAACCCACGAAGTCTTTAGAAAACCTCATGACCTCGCTACTGCAAAGGCGTTTTCTGATCCTCCACTGAACACTCTTAAACTGAAACGTACGGAACAGGGTTTTGAGGGTGAAAAAGGTTTATCACTGCAGTTACCTCCTTTCCAAAATGTGCCGGTTGGAGAATATACACTTGGATTTCGTCCTCACCATCTCCAGATTCAGTGCAACGGAAAGGACATTCTTGAATTGTCCGGTGAGGTTACAGTTACAGAAATCACTGGTTCAGAGAGTTTTATCCATTTGCGGTGGGCCGAGCATGATTGGGTGGCGCACACTCAGGGAGTGATGCACTTCCCTCCTGGTGAAAAATTAGAGCTTTACGTTTCGGCCTCAAAATGTTTGCTCTTTGATGACCAAGAACAATTCGTCCCGGCTCAGGTTTGAAATGTCTTCGATAACACTCAAATCACTCCGACATAGCTATTTATCAAATCCACAGTCTGAAGAAGATTATGCCCTCAGGAAGATTGATTTGACCTGGCGAGATGGGGGAGCGTTTGCTCTGCTGGGTCCTTCCGGTTGTGGAAAAACAACATTATTGAATCTGATATCGGGGCTTCTCAAACCTTCAGAGGGTCAAATTCTCTTTGATGATAGGGATGTAACCTCACTCCTCCCTGATCAGCGAAACATTGCACAAGTTTTCCAATTCCCGGTGGTCTACGACACGATGTCGGTTTACGACAATCTGGCATTTCCTCTGCGAAATAGAAAACTACCAGAAGCTGAACTCGATGAACGTGTGCAGCGAGTAGCAATGATGCTCTCGATTCAAAACCAGCTAAAGCATCGTGCGTCGGGCTTGACCGCAGCAGACAAGCAAAAGATTTCCTTAGGCAGAGGGTTGGTTCGTTCTGACGTCAATGTGATGATGTTTGATGAGCCACTGACTGTTATTGATCCTCACCTGAAGTGGGAGTTAAGGTCTCAATTGATGCGGCTACATCAGCAAGTTGGATTCACAATGATTTATGTCACCCACGATCAGACGGAGGCGCTGACCTTTGCGGATGAGGTGGTTGTGATGTATGAGGGGCAGATAGTCCAGATCGGAACCCCAGAAGAACTCTTTTCGAGACCAAGACATACTTTTGTGGGCCATTTTATCGGTTCTCCAGGAATGAACCTCCTACCCTGTGAGTGGAATGATGGTGGAGCGGTCTTTGCGGGTTACAGTATTCCTTTGAATAAAAATCTTCCAAATCCTGCTTCTACTTCAAATCTCCAACTTGGCATTCGTCCAGAATTCATTCGGCTAGCATCTGAAGGTATACCGGCTCAAATTCAGCGAGTCGATGATGTTGGTAGATACCGTATTATCAAAGCAGAAGTTGGTGGCACAAACCTGAATATTTACGCCAGCGAAGAAGTCGAAATTCCATCAGGTGCATTACACCTGGAGTTCGACCCTAATCATACTCATGTCTATTGTGATGGGTGGATTCACGAGGTGAAAGGTCAATCATGATCAACAAGACGATCAATCAAAAAGCTTGGTTCATGGTCTTGCCAGTTTTGGCACTGGTAGCCTTCAATGCTATCATTCCGTTGATGACAGTGGTGAATTACTCCGTTCAGGAAACCTTCGGAGATAATCTGTTTTTTTGGGAGGGGATCAAGTGGTTTGAGGACGTGATGCGGTCTGAACGATTTCATGATGCATTGGGACGTCAACTTCTCTTCACTTTGCTGATTTTATTGATAGAGGTTCCCCTCGGAGTCGGGATTGCCCTGACAATGCCACGTCAAGGCATTGGGGTTACAATTTGTCTGGTTTTGATGGCACTACCTCTTTTGATTCCCTGGAACGTGGTAGGGGCTATGTGGAATATCTTTGCTCTGCCTGATATTGGGTTGCTGGGTAAGATGCTCAATGGTGTTGGTTTTGACTACAACTTCACACAGAACCCTTTTTGGGCCTGGGCAACCGTAGTTGCGATGGACGTTTGGCACTGGACTTCCCTAGTTGTGCTACTGTGTTATGCGGGTTTGAGATCGATTCCAGACCCCTACTATCAAGCCTCCAAAATTGATGGTGCCACTTCCTGGCAGGTGTTTCGCTACATCCAACTACCCAAGATGAAACGGGTCCTAACCATCGCCCTGCTCTTGCGCCTGATGGATAGCTTCATGATCTATACAGAGCCATTCGTATTGACTGGAGGGGGTCCTGGGAACAGTACTACTTTCCTTTCAATTGACCTTGTGAAAGTCGCTTTAGGTCAGTTTGATCTGGGTCCGGCCGCAGCAATGTCAATCATTTATTTCCTTGTGGTCCTACTGCTGTGTTGGGTCTTGTACACCCTTATGATGCGTAACGAGACCAACTGATGAAGAAAATGATCTGGTTGGTTCCCACAGTTTACATCATGTTTTTGATGTTGCCGATCTATTGGCTCGTCAACATGTCATTTAAGACCACCAACGAAATCCTAGGCTCGTTCACTCTCTGGCCGAATAATTTTACGGTCGAAAATTACGTTACGATTTTCACAGATCCCACATGGTTCATGGGCTACGTCAATTCTTTGACCTATGTAACTATCAACACTATCATCTCATTGCTCGTTGCCCTGCCAGCAGCCTATGCCTTCTCCAGATACCGATTTCTTGGAGATAAGCATTTGTTTTTTTGGTTGCTCACAAATCGGATGGCTCCACCGGCAGTCTTCGCGTTACCATTTTTTCAGTTGTATTCCGCAATTGGCTTGTTCGATACACACATCGCAGTTGCCTTGTCGCACTGTCTTTTCAATATTCCTCTGGCGGTCTGGATTCTTGAAGGATTTATGTCTGGAGTGCCAAAAGAATTAGATGAAACGGCATACATTGATGGCTACTCGTTTCCACAATTTTTCTTTAAAATTTTCATTCCAGCGATTGCAGCCGGAATTGGGGTAGCCGCCTTCTTTTGCTTCATGTTCTCATGGGTGGAACTGCTCTTGGCTAAGACATTGACAGCCGTGGATGCTAAACCGATTGCTGCAACAATGACCCGCACAGTGAGTACAGCAGGATATGAACTAGGTCTGTTGTCTGCAGCTGGGACCCTTACGATCGTCCCTGGCGCTTTTGTGATTTATTTTGTGCGGAATTATATAGCCAAGGGCTTTGCTTTGGGGAGGGTATAAAGATGTTTCTTTCGTGGATGGCTTGGACCTGGCAGACCGCACTGTTCTTTATCATGATTGTGGTGGCATTGACTTGCATGGCAATCTGGGAATACAAATCACCTGGAGGCGGCCCACGCTATGGGGTTTTGGGGTTGCATACTACTCGAGGTGACCGCCTCTTTATTTCTCTTTTAGGTAGTGGATTTATTCACATCTTTTGGCTGGGTCTCACAGATTTTCCATTATGGGGTGCCTCAATCGTTGCTGTCTTCTACGCCATACTCGTATTCCGCAAAGTTTGACGATTCAAATCAACTCTTCTTTCCACACTAGTTTCAAATAACTTTTGGTGCCGCCTTTAATCTGACACTTCACAGTAAACTGATCAAA comes from SAR324 cluster bacterium and encodes:
- a CDS encoding ABC transporter substrate-binding protein translates to MKFSKLFMSAALALTMSAFTAMAGKPEAESWINSEFQPSAFSKAEQMAEMEWFIKAAEPFKGMEINVLSETIPTHSYESKVLTKAFEEITGIKVNHQLLGEGEVVQAVQTQMQTKRNLYDAYVNDSDLIGTHSRLQLAYNLTDFMAGEGKNVTSPTLDLNDFMGVQFTTGPDGDLYQLPDQQFANLYWFRKDWFDRPDLQAAFKQKYGYDLGVPVNWSAYEDIAEFFSNDVKNIDGVKIYGHMDYGKRAPDLGWRMTDAWLSMAGAGSKGEPNGIPVDEWGIRMEAGSCNPVGASVSRGGAANGPAAVYAIRKWDEWLRAYAPPGAASYDFYQSLPALSQGNVAQQIFWYTAFTADMVKSRADGNNTVDESGTPLWRMAPSPHGPYWEEGQKVGYQDVGSWTILKSTPVDRAKAAWLYAQFVTSKTVDVKKSDVGLTFIRDSTVRHQHFTGRAAKLGGLVEFYRSPDRVAWSPTGINVPDYPKLAQIWWQQIGDVNSGAFTPQEAMNRLAGEMDQVMSRMQKADEAANVYGGCGPRLNEERDPSYWLSQPGSPKAKLANEKPKGVTVSYDSLIKRWSQN
- a CDS encoding carbohydrate ABC transporter permease translates to MKKMIWLVPTVYIMFLMLPIYWLVNMSFKTTNEILGSFTLWPNNFTVENYVTIFTDPTWFMGYVNSLTYVTINTIISLLVALPAAYAFSRYRFLGDKHLFFWLLTNRMAPPAVFALPFFQLYSAIGLFDTHIAVALSHCLFNIPLAVWILEGFMSGVPKELDETAYIDGYSFPQFFFKIFIPAIAAGIGVAAFFCFMFSWVELLLAKTLTAVDAKPIAATMTRTVSTAGYELGLLSAAGTLTIVPGAFVIYFVRNYIAKGFALGRV
- a CDS encoding sugar ABC transporter permease; the encoded protein is MINKTINQKAWFMVLPVLALVAFNAIIPLMTVVNYSVQETFGDNLFFWEGIKWFEDVMRSERFHDALGRQLLFTLLILLIEVPLGVGIALTMPRQGIGVTICLVLMALPLLIPWNVVGAMWNIFALPDIGLLGKMLNGVGFDYNFTQNPFWAWATVVAMDVWHWTSLVVLLCYAGLRSIPDPYYQASKIDGATSWQVFRYIQLPKMKRVLTIALLLRLMDSFMIYTEPFVLTGGGPGNSTTFLSIDLVKVALGQFDLGPAAAMSIIYFLVVLLLCWVLYTLMMRNETN
- a CDS encoding aminotransferase class I/II-fold pyridoxal phosphate-dependent enzyme; amino-acid sequence: MTTDSSASAKQDPRPVRFLEPVGGQDYGTTAEMPDLQTVIDYEENRCRLSWGYYRMVDRPALYDWQQSLQQKHKVARALAFVSVQSALRELIDFLLMKQPNLSIAWKLPEPLPSWLREWKSVGSDLMEPRLWIIPDSGTDQRNEWLDEDQHAEHDQIIWYSTKSFAPLPIQQENEFWVGSTEKIETPGGVVLGQHYDLMEGLFQLRKRRGALLSVRNIAAWKNDEVVPASSTLKANEKICAQLIEWEEADECFLFPSGMNAVVTAMELVRRRCQSKHPKRFVAIGLLYTDTYSLLMFDKWRGGNGEPIFLNTDELEQLENVLKDESVAGIVTESITNPLGELPDIPRIQEIAKKYGIPVIVDNTLAGPTNAQPLAWGADMVIHSTAKYLCGNNQHGGGALLTRQGYWSEQLKAFQSEWQNFMSPWEVLALADCLEDFPERMERFNSNGVQVAKFLESHSKVRSVSFNQLPSHFSHQLAKKLLKGAGSLISFVLQNDNLDGIRRFYDADLRPLHKAPGLGSNTSMLCPYAMLAHYQASERELEELRISRYMVRLAVGSEKNLDQVFAALERGFRA
- a CDS encoding ABC transporter ATP-binding protein, whose product is MSSITLKSLRHSYLSNPQSEEDYALRKIDLTWRDGGAFALLGPSGCGKTTLLNLISGLLKPSEGQILFDDRDVTSLLPDQRNIAQVFQFPVVYDTMSVYDNLAFPLRNRKLPEAELDERVQRVAMMLSIQNQLKHRASGLTAADKQKISLGRGLVRSDVNVMMFDEPLTVIDPHLKWELRSQLMRLHQQVGFTMIYVTHDQTEALTFADEVVVMYEGQIVQIGTPEELFSRPRHTFVGHFIGSPGMNLLPCEWNDGGAVFAGYSIPLNKNLPNPASTSNLQLGIRPEFIRLASEGIPAQIQRVDDVGRYRIIKAEVGGTNLNIYASEEVEIPSGALHLEFDPNHTHVYCDGWIHEVKGQS
- a CDS encoding DUF2160 domain-containing protein — translated: MFLSWMAWTWQTALFFIMIVVALTCMAIWEYKSPGGGPRYGVLGLHTTRGDRLFISLLGSGFIHIFWLGLTDFPLWGASIVAVFYAILVFRKV
- a CDS encoding ABC transporter ATP-binding protein; protein product: MSLEFRELSKQVYNEVHISHTDLSLNPGVFNVLLGPTLSGKTSLMRLMAGLDQPSTGSVWFKGQNVTGIPVQRRNLAMVYQQFINFPNMSVFENIASPLRIQKLYESQLRPRVEKVAELLKLTPYMQRKPSELSGGQQQRTALARALVKGADLVLLDEPLVNLDYKLREELREELPRLFADTGATVVYATTEPHEALLMGGYTATMREGRVTQYGPTHEVFRKPHDLATAKAFSDPPLNTLKLKRTEQGFEGEKGLSLQLPPFQNVPVGEYTLGFRPHHLQIQCNGKDILELSGEVTVTEITGSESFIHLRWAEHDWVAHTQGVMHFPPGEKLELYVSASKCLLFDDQEQFVPAQV